The following are from one region of the Rosistilla carotiformis genome:
- a CDS encoding sulfatase-like hydrolase/transferase, whose protein sequence is MLRLPLRLAASLLLLASTLHAAPQPNILLIVSDDQGYNDLGILGNGIITPTLDRLAKEGTRLTNFYVAWPACTPSRASLLTGRYPQRNGIYDMIRNEAPDYGHKYSPEAYDVSFERVGGMDEREVILPAVLQPAGYKCGIYGKWDLGTLKRFLPTSRGFDDFYGFVNTGIDYFTHRRYGVPSMFRNKSPTTEDEGTYCTYLFEREAMRFIDQHAGKAPFFLYLPFNAPHNSSALEPEIRSSVQAPQEFKDMYPAVDPETQINKKYRYGAPATVATQAARRRDYRAAVTCMDASIGKLLDRLQQLQQLDNTIVIFFSDNGGSGGADNAPLRGHKGQTWEGGIRVPCIVRWPDGGVKPMQVNDELLSSLELLPSLAAAAGAEAPDDVVLDGFDWWPTLCNQQPSPRKEMFWKRRDMIGARVGQWKWVDMAGRTGGLFDLEADPGERNNLAESHPEVLQRVQARYANWIAEMEAAEPRGPFRDF, encoded by the coding sequence GTGCTTCGCCTTCCTCTTCGGCTAGCAGCCTCGCTTCTGCTGCTCGCCAGCACGCTGCACGCCGCCCCTCAACCCAACATCCTGCTGATCGTCTCGGACGACCAAGGCTACAACGACCTCGGCATCCTCGGTAACGGGATCATCACTCCCACCCTCGACCGCTTGGCAAAGGAAGGGACGCGGCTGACGAACTTCTACGTCGCTTGGCCCGCTTGTACGCCGTCGCGGGCGAGTCTTTTGACCGGACGCTATCCGCAGCGCAACGGGATCTATGACATGATCCGCAATGAGGCTCCCGATTACGGCCACAAGTATTCACCGGAAGCGTACGACGTGTCGTTCGAGCGCGTCGGAGGGATGGACGAACGCGAAGTGATCCTACCCGCGGTTCTCCAACCGGCGGGCTACAAGTGCGGCATCTACGGCAAGTGGGACCTGGGAACACTGAAGCGTTTCCTGCCAACCTCGCGTGGCTTCGATGACTTCTACGGCTTCGTCAACACCGGCATCGACTATTTCACCCACCGGCGATATGGCGTCCCCAGCATGTTTCGCAACAAATCGCCAACGACCGAAGATGAGGGAACGTATTGCACGTACCTGTTTGAACGCGAGGCGATGCGGTTCATCGACCAACACGCCGGCAAGGCCCCGTTTTTTCTGTACCTGCCCTTTAACGCCCCTCACAATTCGTCGGCACTTGAACCGGAGATCCGGTCGTCGGTCCAAGCGCCGCAGGAATTCAAGGACATGTATCCGGCGGTCGATCCCGAAACACAGATCAATAAAAAGTATCGCTACGGTGCCCCGGCAACGGTTGCCACGCAAGCGGCACGACGGCGCGACTACCGCGCGGCCGTCACCTGCATGGATGCGTCAATCGGCAAACTGCTGGATCGTTTGCAACAATTGCAACAACTCGACAACACGATCGTGATCTTTTTCTCCGACAACGGTGGCAGCGGCGGTGCCGATAATGCACCGCTGCGCGGCCACAAGGGACAGACGTGGGAGGGAGGTATTCGCGTCCCCTGTATCGTCCGCTGGCCCGACGGCGGCGTGAAACCGATGCAGGTGAACGACGAACTTTTGTCGAGCCTCGAATTGTTGCCCAGCCTCGCCGCAGCCGCGGGGGCCGAAGCTCCCGACGATGTTGTACTGGACGGCTTCGATTGGTGGCCCACCCTCTGCAACCAACAACCATCGCCGCGCAAGGAGATGTTTTGGAAGCGACGCGATATGATCGGAGCGCGGGTCGGCCAATGGAAGTGGGTCGACATGGCGGGACGCACCGGAGGACTTTTTGATCTGGAAGCCGATCCGGGTGAACGCAATAACCTCGCCGAATCGCATCCTGAGGTTTTGCAACGCGTTCAAGCACGCTACGCCAACTGGATCGCCGAGATGGAAGCTGCCGAACCGCGAGGTCCGTTTCGCGATTTCTAA
- a CDS encoding HlyD family efflux transporter periplasmic adaptor subunit yields the protein MKPRLQPAPIRRGGMLSILSILIVLAAVGGSAYWYVKIRPAKAKNTGELITDVVRRGAFDHIVLEQGEIESSKNIELECEVEARGGGGTAILWVIDEGARVKAGDKLVELDSSQLEQDLKTQRIVLLGAEANVTNAAALLKQAEISRQEYLEGTFKTEEKAILSELAVAEQELRKAQLALASTQRLVAKGLVKSLQMEADQFAVANTQNQLEAAQGRLKVLQELTKQKFLVQYDSDIESARAVLEANKSTLSEEQDKYAEMEEQIEACVIYAPSDGVVVHANRFSSRGGNAEFVVEAGATVRERQAIIRLPDPTQMQVKAKINESRIALVSEGMPCKISVSSLNGVELLGQVTKVNRYSEPSSFFTSSIKEYACSIAIIDPPESIRTGMTAEVQIFVQQKPDALQIPIQGVYEHSQQTFALVRTPQGKFETRKIEIDATNDKLAAIASGLDEGDEIVLNLRQHLNLLTDLPTASTDTNTGLAGLIEGKTGVSVTNGAPPNAPQPADGPSPAQASAPGGEGPRGPGGRDGGGPPSPAAIVKRIFDESDTDKDGSLSEEEIGQMEDRRQSMAKAADADSDGKVTRAELTSAMAARFAASNNGAGR from the coding sequence ATGAAGCCTCGATTACAACCTGCCCCCATCCGCCGCGGCGGAATGCTGTCGATCCTATCGATTTTGATCGTTTTGGCCGCAGTGGGAGGAAGCGCCTACTGGTACGTCAAGATTCGTCCCGCCAAAGCGAAAAACACCGGTGAATTGATTACCGATGTCGTTCGTCGTGGCGCGTTCGACCACATCGTGCTCGAACAGGGGGAGATCGAAAGCAGTAAAAACATCGAACTCGAATGCGAAGTCGAGGCCCGCGGCGGCGGTGGCACGGCGATCCTGTGGGTCATCGATGAAGGAGCCCGGGTGAAAGCGGGTGACAAACTGGTCGAACTCGATTCGTCCCAACTGGAGCAGGACCTAAAGACGCAGCGGATCGTGCTACTGGGGGCCGAAGCCAATGTGACCAACGCAGCGGCATTGTTGAAACAGGCTGAGATCTCGCGGCAAGAGTACCTCGAGGGAACCTTTAAGACCGAAGAGAAAGCGATCCTCAGCGAACTGGCGGTCGCCGAACAGGAACTCCGTAAAGCGCAATTGGCCCTCGCCAGCACCCAACGACTTGTCGCCAAAGGGCTGGTCAAATCGCTGCAAATGGAAGCCGATCAGTTTGCCGTCGCCAATACGCAAAACCAACTGGAAGCTGCTCAGGGGCGGCTGAAGGTTTTGCAGGAACTGACCAAACAAAAGTTCCTGGTTCAATATGACAGCGACATCGAATCGGCTCGCGCGGTCCTCGAAGCGAACAAAAGCACGCTCAGTGAAGAACAGGACAAATATGCTGAGATGGAAGAACAGATCGAGGCCTGTGTGATCTACGCCCCTAGCGATGGGGTGGTTGTTCACGCCAACCGCTTCAGCAGCCGCGGCGGCAACGCCGAATTTGTCGTCGAAGCGGGCGCAACCGTTCGCGAACGGCAAGCGATCATCCGCCTGCCCGATCCGACGCAGATGCAGGTTAAAGCGAAGATCAATGAATCGCGGATCGCCTTGGTTTCCGAAGGCATGCCATGCAAGATCAGCGTCTCGTCGCTCAACGGCGTCGAACTGTTGGGCCAGGTGACCAAGGTCAACCGCTACTCCGAACCAAGCAGCTTCTTTACGTCGTCGATCAAGGAATACGCCTGCTCGATCGCGATCATCGATCCACCTGAAAGCATCCGCACCGGGATGACCGCCGAGGTGCAGATCTTTGTCCAACAGAAACCCGACGCGTTGCAGATCCCGATCCAGGGGGTCTACGAACACAGCCAACAAACGTTTGCTTTGGTGCGCACCCCGCAGGGCAAATTCGAAACTCGCAAGATCGAAATCGATGCGACCAACGACAAATTGGCTGCGATCGCATCGGGCTTGGACGAAGGGGATGAGATCGTTTTGAACCTGCGTCAGCATTTGAATCTCTTAACCGATCTACCGACCGCATCGACCGATACCAACACCGGCTTGGCTGGTTTGATCGAAGGCAAAACAGGCGTCTCGGTCACCAATGGCGCTCCCCCCAATGCGCCCCAACCAGCCGATGGGCCCAGCCCCGCGCAAGCCTCCGCCCCTGGCGGCGAAGGACCTCGCGGTCCTGGAGGTCGGGACGGTGGCGGACCGCCGTCGCCAGCGGCGATCGTCAAACGCATCTTCGACGAATCGGACACCGACAAAGACGGTTCGCTTTCGGAAGAGGAGATCGGGCAGATGGAAGACCGTCGTCAATCGATGGCCAAAGCGGCCGATGCCGACAGCGATGGCAAAGTCACGCGCGCCGAACTTACAAGCGCGATGGCTGCTCGCTTCGCCGCCTCCAACAACGGCGCGGGGCGATAA
- a CDS encoding trypsin-like peptidase domain-containing protein — MTRLLRSSVLCLATICTMLAHTAQTASGSNRETPIVRVVREASPSVVNIHGHKTVRAGGLPGQGQSFQQVNGMGTGVVIDPRGYVITNFHVVQDVNDIRVTLADGRPAVARVIAHDLRTDLAVLKIDAREPLPVIRIGTSEDLWVGETVIAIGNAFGYEHTVTQGIVSALHRDVPVNEEQSYTDLIQTSAEINPGNSGGPLLNLDGQMIGINVAVRVGAQGIAFTIPVDQVLDIVSGLIQQKTVNQITHGIRGVTQWNDKDESEFVVTSVASGSSAEKEGVDTGDRILQINGHSVRNHMDFEFAMLELTSRDAIEFEVANTKGDVTLVSLRSQPHPRSSETPATPVAQRIWTSFGIQGEPVAETTMQDLNRRMETAYGAGLKITSVRPGSQADRQGMQSGDVLLGIRNWQTSSLNDLDYILRSDEFRSGSQSQFFIIRSNKTMIGYLQVAQSARRATR, encoded by the coding sequence ATGACAAGACTTCTTCGAAGCAGCGTGTTGTGCCTGGCAACGATTTGCACGATGTTGGCCCACACCGCTCAGACGGCATCGGGTTCGAATCGTGAAACTCCGATCGTCCGGGTCGTTCGCGAAGCGTCACCGTCGGTGGTGAACATTCACGGACACAAGACGGTGCGTGCCGGTGGCCTTCCTGGCCAAGGCCAGTCGTTCCAACAGGTCAATGGCATGGGAACGGGAGTCGTGATCGATCCTCGCGGCTACGTCATTACCAACTTTCATGTCGTCCAAGATGTCAACGACATCCGCGTGACGCTGGCCGATGGCCGTCCGGCCGTTGCCCGCGTAATCGCTCACGACCTTCGCACCGATCTGGCCGTCTTAAAGATCGACGCTCGCGAGCCGCTTCCCGTGATTCGGATCGGAACCTCCGAAGATCTCTGGGTCGGCGAGACAGTGATCGCGATCGGCAACGCGTTTGGATACGAACATACAGTCACCCAGGGTATCGTCAGTGCGTTGCATCGCGATGTGCCGGTGAACGAAGAACAAAGTTACACCGATTTGATTCAGACCAGTGCCGAGATCAACCCTGGCAATTCGGGCGGCCCGTTGCTGAACCTTGATGGCCAGATGATCGGAATCAACGTCGCCGTCCGCGTGGGAGCTCAAGGGATCGCGTTTACGATTCCTGTCGACCAGGTGCTGGATATCGTGTCGGGTCTGATTCAACAGAAGACCGTCAATCAAATCACTCATGGAATCCGTGGCGTTACCCAGTGGAACGACAAGGATGAATCCGAATTTGTGGTCACCAGTGTCGCCAGCGGCAGCTCCGCCGAAAAAGAAGGAGTCGACACGGGAGATCGGATCTTGCAGATCAATGGTCACAGCGTCCGCAACCACATGGATTTCGAATTCGCGATGTTGGAACTGACATCGCGGGACGCAATCGAATTTGAAGTTGCCAACACCAAGGGGGACGTCACGCTGGTCTCACTGCGATCTCAGCCTCACCCGCGATCAAGCGAAACACCTGCCACTCCGGTAGCTCAGCGGATCTGGACCTCCTTCGGAATCCAAGGGGAACCTGTCGCAGAAACAACGATGCAGGACCTGAATCGTCGCATGGAAACCGCCTACGGAGCGGGGCTGAAGATCACTTCGGTCCGCCCCGGCAGCCAAGCCGATCGCCAGGGCATGCAATCGGGAGACGTCCTCTTGGGAATCCGCAACTGGCAGACGTCCAGCCTCAACGACCTCGACTACATCTTGCGAAGCGACGAATTTCGCAGCGGCAGCCAGTCGCAATTCTTCATCATCCGATCGAACAAGACGATGATTGGATACCTGCAAGTGGCCCAATCGGCCCGCCGCGCCACACGATGA
- a CDS encoding DUF4013 domain-containing protein: MSPAWRLKTERCVGGTLQPPLEGPFDMLIDAERVPGATPPAILDVPLQDIGWNLDANPSGSRWKSIASGALKWGVVRPFQTASLIILLALLSALPVLQLIALGYLLEVSGRVARSGRLRDGLFLLDQAGRIGIAVVAILILTLPIRLVATWAQAAQWVDPGGRAAAVLPVFGTALVILIAAHLGWVWFRGGRLRSYFWPRPIRFLKQVWRPATWIEARDRLWDFVASMQLGQLFWLGTRGILATLVWLLIPASILIGTTRDGQTGVAALVGIIGFISMAIVLLYLPFLQARFAAENRWRAMFEVRPIREAFRASPVFFWLGLTLTLLFAVPLYLLKIEATPQEVVWLPCIVMVAFMLPARLFTGLAVGRGQRRTPGATRWHKTLRIGVRLLCLPIIFGYLGIVFLSAFTSWDGLATWFQQHALLIPVPFNAGV, encoded by the coding sequence ATGTCTCCGGCATGGCGGTTGAAAACCGAACGTTGCGTTGGGGGAACGCTGCAACCACCTCTGGAAGGGCCTTTTGACATGTTGATCGACGCGGAACGGGTTCCCGGTGCGACACCGCCTGCGATCCTGGACGTCCCCCTCCAAGATATCGGTTGGAATTTGGACGCGAACCCATCCGGTAGCCGCTGGAAATCGATTGCGTCGGGTGCGTTGAAGTGGGGCGTGGTCCGGCCATTTCAAACCGCCAGTCTGATCATTTTATTGGCGTTGCTCAGCGCCCTCCCCGTGCTGCAATTGATTGCCTTGGGGTATCTGTTGGAAGTCAGCGGCCGAGTCGCGCGCAGCGGGCGTTTGCGGGACGGATTGTTCTTGTTGGATCAAGCCGGCCGGATCGGCATCGCAGTGGTTGCGATACTGATTTTGACCTTGCCAATCCGGCTGGTCGCCACATGGGCTCAGGCGGCGCAATGGGTTGATCCGGGAGGCCGTGCTGCCGCGGTGTTGCCCGTCTTCGGCACCGCCTTGGTGATCTTGATTGCGGCGCACCTGGGATGGGTTTGGTTTCGCGGCGGCCGGTTGCGGAGCTACTTTTGGCCGCGGCCGATTCGGTTTCTCAAACAAGTCTGGCGACCAGCCACTTGGATCGAAGCACGCGATCGCTTGTGGGACTTTGTCGCTTCGATGCAACTGGGCCAACTGTTTTGGCTGGGCACGCGTGGCATACTCGCCACGCTCGTCTGGCTGTTGATTCCCGCTTCGATTTTGATCGGCACGACCCGCGATGGGCAGACCGGCGTCGCAGCGCTCGTCGGAATCATCGGCTTCATCTCGATGGCGATCGTGCTGCTGTATCTGCCGTTCCTGCAGGCCCGTTTCGCGGCGGAGAACCGCTGGCGAGCGATGTTCGAAGTGCGTCCGATCCGCGAAGCCTTTCGGGCATCCCCGGTTTTCTTCTGGCTCGGCCTGACACTCACTCTGCTTTTTGCTGTGCCGCTGTATTTACTGAAGATCGAAGCGACACCTCAGGAAGTGGTCTGGCTGCCTTGCATCGTCATGGTCGCCTTTATGCTGCCGGCGCGATTGTTCACTGGGTTGGCCGTCGGGCGAGGTCAGCGGCGGACACCCGGTGCGACGCGTTGGCACAAGACGCTGCGGATTGGCGTGCGTCTGCTGTGCCTCCCGATCATCTTCGGTTACCTCGGGATCGTCTTCCTTTCGGCCTTCACAAGCTGGGATGGACTGGCCACTTGGTTTCAGCAACACGCCCTGTTAATTCCCGTTCCCTTCAATGCGGGCGTGTAG
- a CDS encoding tellurite resistance TerB family protein: MDRIAYLKNLVVMAIADGALAEHELSLLSQRCAELGFEEQELCDAVSYALGDDARLELPTDAEEQEAVLSDLIRMMAADGQMSESEKRLFALAAARMEFSGDKLDRLIDQVVRTNHLQ; this comes from the coding sequence ATGGATCGCATCGCTTACTTGAAAAATCTGGTCGTGATGGCCATCGCCGACGGCGCGCTGGCCGAACACGAACTGTCGCTGCTGAGCCAACGCTGCGCGGAACTTGGCTTCGAGGAACAGGAACTCTGCGACGCGGTCTCGTATGCCCTGGGGGATGATGCCCGGTTGGAACTGCCAACCGACGCGGAGGAACAGGAAGCGGTTTTGAGCGATCTGATTCGGATGATGGCCGCCGACGGGCAGATGTCTGAATCCGAAAAGCGTTTGTTTGCGTTGGCTGCTGCCAGGATGGAATTTTCGGGTGATAAGCTCGACCGTTTGATCGACCAAGTCGTCCGCACCAATCACCTCCAATAG
- a CDS encoding YggS family pyridoxal phosphate-dependent enzyme — MTDQVSATIQKRIDDNWQAVCDQVDAACCSAGRSREDVTIVGVTKYVDAAMTQALVRAGCHDLGENRPQVLWQKAEALADPSIRWHLIGHLQRNKSRRTVPLLHRLHSVDSLRLAQTVSENSAELGQSTSCLLEINVSGDQQKHGFDPTQIDQILPALIALPALKIVGLMGMASFDRPDHDPAVDFAALAALRDRLTATTGLPLPELSMGMSGDFEAAIAHGSTCVRIGSRLFEGVR, encoded by the coding sequence GTGACCGACCAGGTTTCCGCAACCATCCAGAAACGGATCGACGACAATTGGCAAGCAGTGTGCGATCAAGTCGACGCCGCGTGCTGTTCGGCGGGTCGAAGCCGCGAGGATGTGACCATCGTGGGGGTCACGAAATATGTCGACGCCGCGATGACGCAGGCATTGGTTCGGGCCGGCTGCCATGATCTTGGCGAGAATCGTCCGCAGGTGCTGTGGCAAAAAGCGGAAGCGCTGGCCGATCCATCGATCCGCTGGCATCTCATCGGACACTTGCAGCGGAACAAATCGCGGCGGACGGTGCCGTTGTTGCACCGCCTGCATTCGGTCGATTCGCTCCGCTTGGCCCAAACGGTCTCCGAAAACAGTGCCGAACTGGGGCAAAGCACCTCCTGCCTGCTGGAGATCAACGTCTCTGGCGATCAGCAAAAGCACGGTTTTGATCCAACACAGATCGACCAGATTCTCCCCGCATTGATCGCGTTGCCCGCGCTAAAAATTGTCGGCCTGATGGGGATGGCCTCGTTTGATCGCCCCGATCACGATCCGGCGGTCGATTTCGCCGCGCTGGCCGCTCTCCGAGATCGCTTGACCGCTACAACCGGACTGCCGTTGCCAGAACTTTCGATGGGCATGAGTGGCGATTTTGAAGCGGCGATCGCTCACGGATCGACCTGCGTACGGATCGGATCGCGGCTATTCGAAGGGGTCCGCTGA
- a CDS encoding ABC transporter permease codes for MLLLRTFRLGVKSLMLHPLRSGLTMLGILIGVAVVIALTAISNGASRVVQEQIESLGADTIIVRTVKPPSDVFAGRSAVPYGLQRDELELLIATVPTIRSALPIREIKRQFMYQDRSIDGRLVGCTPEYAEVTKLELQPGPEGDSGQFITDLNNVKRDSVCVLAAKVAEKLFPFENPIGKRIYLPEHTDFYRVVGVLKHRTASAAIGGSLDSQDFSSDVYIPLKTLEQRIGDTIVTRGSGSFSMDIVELNQITLKIDKVSNVRTTAAFIEDLLGPRHAALNDISVVFPLELLEQAENMRLMFIGIGVLIAFISLFVGGIGIMNIMLASVTERTREIGIRRALGAKRADIVWQFLVETIVLSFVGSLLGIVLGLLSPWMYDGMRLLATEFIPEKLAALPEAIREARPQIVQLSIPIAVVIAMGVGILSGLYPAIRAARMNPIEALRHE; via the coding sequence ATGTTGCTTCTGAGAACCTTCCGACTGGGCGTCAAGAGTTTGATGCTGCATCCGCTCCGCAGCGGTCTGACGATGCTTGGCATCTTGATCGGCGTCGCGGTCGTGATCGCGCTGACGGCGATCAGCAACGGTGCCAGTCGTGTAGTCCAGGAACAGATCGAGAGCCTTGGTGCGGACACGATCATCGTCCGCACCGTCAAGCCGCCAAGCGACGTCTTCGCCGGCCGCAGCGCGGTTCCTTACGGTCTGCAACGCGACGAACTGGAACTATTGATCGCCACCGTGCCGACGATTCGCAGCGCCCTGCCGATTCGTGAAATCAAACGCCAGTTCATGTACCAGGACCGGTCGATCGATGGCCGCTTGGTCGGCTGCACTCCCGAATATGCCGAAGTCACGAAATTGGAACTGCAACCGGGCCCCGAGGGAGATTCAGGCCAATTCATCACCGACCTGAACAACGTCAAACGGGACAGCGTCTGCGTATTGGCGGCCAAGGTGGCTGAAAAGCTGTTCCCATTTGAAAACCCGATCGGCAAGCGGATCTATCTTCCCGAGCACACCGATTTTTATCGTGTCGTCGGGGTGCTGAAGCACCGCACTGCATCGGCCGCGATCGGCGGCTCGCTCGATTCGCAGGACTTTTCCAGCGATGTCTACATCCCGCTGAAGACACTCGAACAGCGGATCGGCGATACGATCGTGACCCGCGGCAGCGGCAGCTTTTCGATGGACATCGTCGAACTCAACCAGATCACCCTGAAGATCGATAAGGTTAGCAATGTGCGAACAACGGCCGCGTTTATCGAAGATCTGTTGGGGCCGCGGCATGCGGCTTTAAACGACATCTCGGTCGTCTTCCCACTCGAATTACTAGAACAAGCCGAGAACATGCGGCTGATGTTTATCGGCATCGGCGTCCTGATCGCCTTCATCTCGCTGTTCGTCGGCGGTATCGGGATCATGAACATCATGTTGGCCAGCGTCACCGAACGGACGCGCGAGATCGGGATCCGCCGCGCCCTGGGGGCGAAGCGCGCCGATATCGTTTGGCAATTTCTCGTCGAAACAATCGTTCTCAGCTTCGTCGGATCGCTGCTTGGAATCGTCCTGGGGCTGCTGAGTCCTTGGATGTACGACGGCATGCGATTACTGGCCACCGAGTTCATCCCCGAGAAGCTCGCTGCGCTACCGGAGGCGATCCGTGAGGCGCGGCCACAAATCGTCCAGCTATCGATTCCGATTGCTGTGGTGATCGCGATGGGCGTCGGAATCCTCAGCGGCCTCTATCCCGCGATTCGCGCTGCTCGCATGAATCCGATCGAAGCATTGCGTCACGAATAA
- a CDS encoding ABC transporter ATP-binding protein — protein sequence MVRLATSIRDLKKEYVLKSETVRALRGVSFDVPEGDYVAIMGPSGSGKSTLLNMLGCLDKPSSGQLLLGDDDISRMTDDKLAEVRSRRIGFVFQSYNLIQQLTVVENIQVPLYYQGRLGPKERQRCVELAALVGLRDRLDHRPTQLSGGQQQRVAIARSLVNDPYFILADEPTGNLDSRTTAEILAMFDQLNNEGRTIILVTHEDDVAERARRIVRLKDGLLCSDKQNSEEERTRARQASLAAAEAVRDE from the coding sequence ATGGTCCGACTGGCGACTTCGATCCGCGATCTGAAGAAGGAATACGTGCTCAAAAGCGAAACCGTCCGCGCGCTGCGCGGCGTTTCGTTCGACGTGCCCGAGGGTGACTACGTTGCCATCATGGGCCCTTCGGGCAGCGGCAAAAGCACGCTCCTGAACATGCTCGGCTGCCTCGACAAACCCTCCAGCGGACAACTGCTGTTGGGGGACGACGACATATCGCGCATGACCGACGACAAACTGGCCGAGGTCCGCAGCCGCCGGATCGGATTTGTCTTCCAATCGTACAACCTGATCCAACAATTAACCGTTGTTGAAAACATCCAAGTGCCGCTGTATTACCAGGGGCGACTGGGGCCCAAGGAGCGTCAACGCTGCGTCGAACTGGCCGCACTTGTCGGCTTGCGCGATCGCTTGGACCACCGCCCGACACAACTGTCCGGCGGTCAACAGCAACGCGTGGCGATCGCGCGCTCGCTGGTCAACGATCCCTATTTTATCCTCGCCGATGAACCGACCGGAAACCTCGATTCGCGGACAACCGCTGAGATCTTGGCAATGTTCGATCAATTGAACAACGAGGGGCGGACGATCATTCTGGTCACGCACGAAGACGACGTCGCTGAACGGGCCCGCCGCATCGTTCGTCTGAAGGATGGCCTGCTGTGCAGCGACAAACAAAACAGCGAGGAAGAGCGAACCAGAGCGCGCCAGGCTTCGCTGGCTGCCGCCGAAGCGGTCCGCGACGAATAA
- a CDS encoding DUF1559 domain-containing protein, with translation MKSKSLRSGFTLVELLVVIAIIGILVGLLLPAVQAAREAARRMSCSNNMKQIGLALHNYHDVHKTFPVGAFYNSKGTNWRALILPFIEETAAHDQIDFETGTFWAHSGPFTNNTVLRTLRIAGYVCPSSPHGATNIADIPLSRYSTTDITSMVMDYVGVSGATPDLSGRTTACTADNIVSGGTYCNNGMMMVYFNKRFRDCTDGTSSTLIIAEQSGNVNGKEASANPLGGWHGWVNNSGEQMLENMSLSSFSSLAAYAGGITTVRYSPNAFWKSGAPSSASSQYEVNTILNSFHPGGIHGLLTDGAVRFVTETIELDTMIKLSIRDDGQVMGEF, from the coding sequence ATGAAGTCTAAGTCTCTGCGATCGGGATTCACCCTGGTCGAATTGTTAGTTGTCATCGCCATCATCGGTATCTTGGTCGGCCTGCTGCTTCCCGCAGTCCAAGCAGCTCGCGAGGCCGCACGCCGGATGTCCTGCTCAAACAACATGAAACAGATCGGTTTGGCACTGCATAACTACCACGACGTCCACAAGACGTTTCCCGTCGGCGCGTTCTACAACAGCAAAGGCACCAATTGGCGCGCTCTGATCCTGCCGTTCATCGAGGAGACCGCAGCACACGATCAGATTGATTTCGAAACCGGCACCTTCTGGGCACACAGCGGTCCGTTCACCAACAACACGGTATTGAGGACGCTGCGAATCGCCGGGTACGTCTGTCCGTCGAGTCCTCATGGGGCAACGAACATCGCCGACATTCCGCTGTCTCGCTATTCGACGACCGATATCACAAGCATGGTCATGGATTACGTCGGCGTCTCGGGGGCGACCCCCGACCTTAGTGGCCGGACGACTGCCTGCACGGCCGACAATATCGTCAGCGGCGGTACCTACTGCAACAACGGCATGATGATGGTCTACTTCAACAAGCGATTCCGCGATTGCACCGACGGCACGTCGAGCACGTTGATCATCGCCGAACAATCGGGAAACGTGAACGGCAAAGAAGCCAGCGCAAATCCGTTGGGCGGTTGGCACGGTTGGGTGAACAATTCGGGCGAACAGATGTTGGAAAACATGAGCCTTTCATCGTTCTCCAGCTTGGCCGCTTATGCGGGTGGAATCACCACAGTTCGTTATTCCCCCAACGCGTTCTGGAAATCGGGGGCTCCGTCGAGTGCTAGCAGCCAATACGAAGTGAACACCATCCTCAACTCGTTCCACCCGGGCGGAATCCACGGCCTGTTGACCGATGGCGCCGTCCGCTTTGTGACCGAGACGATCGAACTCGACACGATGATCAAGCTGAGCATTCGCGACGACGGCCAGGTGATGGGCGAGTTCTAA
- a CDS encoding DUF4382 domain-containing protein, with product MHFTFKHCPKTHRHVLRSLLAMTGLFVSIGCDHEPDYLHPGEAVSITILSGGQPVPAGQLNLSGQGGGATLDPQGVASLEHVPYGTYQVTLLPPEVDPVPPEPGSAPSAVATPTPFPKKFASAKTTPLSITVAEGTENSFTLDIKE from the coding sequence ATGCACTTCACTTTTAAACATTGCCCCAAGACGCACAGGCATGTTTTGCGTTCCCTGTTGGCGATGACGGGCCTCTTCGTTTCGATTGGGTGTGATCACGAACCCGACTACCTACACCCGGGCGAAGCGGTTTCGATCACGATCCTCTCAGGAGGCCAACCCGTGCCGGCGGGCCAATTAAACTTGTCCGGGCAGGGAGGCGGCGCGACTTTGGACCCGCAAGGTGTCGCCAGTCTCGAGCACGTCCCCTACGGAACCTATCAGGTGACCTTACTTCCTCCCGAAGTGGATCCCGTTCCACCGGAACCGGGCAGCGCCCCGTCGGCTGTCGCCACGCCGACTCCGTTTCCGAAAAAGTTCGCCTCTGCCAAGACGACTCCGCTGAGCATCACCGTCGCCGAAGGGACGGAAAATTCGTTCACGTTGGATATCAAGGAATGA